From a region of the Podospora pseudopauciseta strain CBS 411.78 chromosome 7 map unlocalized CBS411.78m_7, whole genome shotgun sequence genome:
- the TIM23 gene encoding Mitochondrial import inner membrane translocase subunit tim23 (EggNog:ENOG503NW8D; COG:U; BUSCO:EOG09264NC7): MSLWDTLTGKKSSSQTPSSTAPPPTTQSPPTSTGSASSPAPFDPTQAQGVEQFLGTSSFADPTQLHAFAGIDKDTLDYLSLEDSALTDLPGGQSVLPSRGFTDDLCYGTGVTYLAGLTLGGAWGLQEGLRRSADQPPKLRLNTVLNSITRRGPFLGNSAGVVAIVYNCVNSYIGYVRGKHDAANMILAGGISGAIFKSTRGLRPMMISGGLVASVAGLWAITRRTFFPTSQPQHKELENL; this comes from the exons ATGTCTCTCTGGGATACCCTGACGGGCAAGAAGTCCTCGTcacaaaccccctcatcGACTGCGCCGCCACCCACCACACAgtcaccacccaccagcaccggctctgcctcctccccagctcccTTCGACCCAACCCAGGCCCAGGGTGTTGAGCAGTTCCTCGGCACCTCTTCTTTCGCCGACCCAACACAACTACATGCCTTCGCTGGCATAGACAAGGACACACTCGACTACCTCAGCCTCGAAGACTCTGCCCTCACAGACCTCCCCGGTGGCCAGTCGGTACTGCCATCCCGCGGCTTCACAGACGATCTCTGCTACGGCACCGGTGTGACCTACCTGGCAGGTCTGACATTAGGAGGTGCTTGGGGTCTGCAAGAAGGATTGAGGAGGTCGGCCGACCAGCCGCCAAAGCTGCGGTTGAACACGGTGCTCAACTCGATCACCAGGAGAGGACCTTTCTTGGGCAACTCGGCGGGTGTGGTGGCTATTGTGTACAACTGCGTCAACTCATACATTGGCTACGTCAGGGGGAAGCACGATGCTGCCAACATGATTCTAGCGGGTGGCATCAGCGGCGCGATTTTCAAGAGCACAAGGGGTCTCCGGCCAATGATGATTTCGGGTGGTCTCGTGGCCTCGGTGGCTGGTCTCTGGGCG ATCACCCGGCGCACATTCTTCCCCACAAGCCAACCGCAACACAAGGAGCTCGAGAACCTTTAA
- a CDS encoding uncharacterized protein (COG:D; EggNog:ENOG503NXN0; BUSCO:EOG09260OZU), whose protein sequence is MEGHTSDGSIDALISGLGPEIFENANTISKWLLSRPEETRPQLAEALFQKLFQDASQARQYHGNGHACVRLCSFVQQCFKSSDQTLKKWSTTEALTLELFLFYLEWYEHDPHRALRLILDVLVAACTDNPCPETGRAIKGRVLETLVQIITRKYPKQLTKSGLQCLEHLLSKRVVSLDDIALTYKQVEPAVASLPSLELWKSFVFHLFSWMELTYVCPLAGKCIVHVFRGLDSAAALDPTRGFDVELWRQWLQDALVQNPEILEDIKNYVLVAIFKTDKAAALRLLHVFNKQQLSNNQQGSDQGILLQLATLELGKKTGLVDEPASQPEESKHLALDSKVLGTLLGHPTISVRCSALSLVVSSQATTKPLSEDAFSLLRTYLAAFQADYDAKVRNEVLGLTKNLLKRVKSIITVARRSLADFANRESQLAAGGNAEPPLKKKKKAGPEAALRDASEAKSVLTSHQNFLEWYVGFLRDELIPTASYQRHITAVKAALLAVRVGKHAAATDDTVDEDVIRLIANDPTWTRLLFDLLLDPFDDVREAASTLLSLIPQELIARPVAQSRSSETLLDILRSFCGRANALADRTGRADHGDGAARAQGLSCSWLNAQQLQIQYLAEIISGIEAKISKAEQDLGHAAIESPVHADFAAIRQVNEHDEARAFYVWQVLAKQTYAETELEALRQLQERIFGGAQRIWLAVKHVLCDDSPEGHLPEEMEDIEGLDTKDLLSYSFRAVHESSNLLRLIMGTLRLKAVAGVPFPPLEVFKKTGYLTFEQLAQLRHRGAFSTVSYTFTNCCQLTQNLKTVYPNADEEADLLRDWYKGAVECIMTQASTTRRSAGIPSLIAAVLSANASSPSFDEVYGNLEQIGKKPVTQAETDGSNLPQVHALNCLREIFRSSLLSKRAEGYLARTLHLASTSLKSEVWAIRNCGLLLLRALMDCLLGTGESKAIIESGWDGNSVRISYNKYPELPDIILGLLEADDVDAGLANSAAAEAVFPALDIIRRAGPPEEHRGELRKRIENYLGSKVWHVREIAARTLCSFLLREDWVSEIGKLLEQAGTSSNRLHGALLTARFVIERKSDLGSDLKTENAWAESLVEILATKSEVFGRCPEVEAGYLEILNLLIKLQCLTTDKLTSTLQISTKTGSPASALLEMEIALGLVHETASSGDVAGLRNYLVELLARDVNVASRMLEAIPAAFSQAQDDNSRVRSEICQLYVEVCSTSPAPEVRAVSLANLGALMSAMLSNGHASELPSLSQLDTLWSDLTKWSINPELSWAITETSGTIMAILASCHRDNLPDLDQRLRNWGALISDSLHVDNSFDTRHAAAFSLHTFFSLIPAPLFRTAYLPAFSALYTALTDDDDEIREVAALAVSSLTAQPATANISSKTLVTSLLPSHLPTPEFFSLAISHLTSGNVPAETKLGKALDFDDALFAAEEQNLFVDEVREAREWRRGLVGAIEANKNGERVLKEWKEWTVQGLKAVVKVMKEKREDGPLGWTSDQKVFAVVARVLISARGVLAVDEGEEVEVLLGEVVEMGRGGLLHGGLVGLALEEV, encoded by the exons ATGGAGGGGCATACCTCAGACGGCAGCATCGATGCACTCATTTCTGGACTCGGCCCGGAAATCTTTGAAAATGCAAACACCATCTCAAAATGGCTGTTGAGTCGGCCTGAAGAAACCAGACCCCA GCTGGCCGAGGCCCTTTTCCAGAAACTCTTCCAGGATGCCTCACAGGCTCGCCAATATCATGGAAATGGTCACGCCTGCGTCAGGCTGTGCAGCTTTGTTCAGCAATGCTTCAAGTCTAGCGACCAGACCTTGAAGAAGTGGTCCACCACAGAGGCTCTCACTTTGgagctcttcctcttctACTTGGAGTGGTACGAACACGATCCTCACAGGGCCCTGCGCCTGATTCTGGATGTGCTTGTAGCGGCTTGCACCGACAATCCTTGCCCCGAGACAGGACGGGCCATCAAGGGACGCGTACTGGAAACGCTCGTCCAAATCATCACTCGAAAATATCCCAAGCAACTGACAAAATCAGGACTTCAATGTCTTGAGCATCTCCTCAGCAAGCGCGTGGTCTCATTAGACGACATAGCTTTGACCTACAAACAGGTAGAGCCAGCAGTGGCTTCTCTGCCGAGTCTTGAGCTCTGGAAATCATTCGTCTTCCATCTGTTTTCTTGGATGGAACTTACCTATGTTTGCCCTCTGGCCGGAAAATGCATCGTTCATGTTTTCCGCGGTCTAGACAGCGCTGCGGCACTGGATCCCACCAGAGGGTTCGACGTTGAGTTATGGCGGCAATGGTTACAAGATGCCCTTGTTCAGAATCCAGAGATTTTGGAAGACATCAAAAACTATGTGCTGGTGGCCATCTTCAAGACTGATAAAGCTGCGGCTTTGAGACTGTTACATGTTTTCAACAAGCAGCAGCTCTCTAACAACCAGCAAGGATCCGATCAGGGTATTTTACTTCAGCTGGCTACGTTGGAGCTGGGCAAGAAGACTGGTCTGGTGGACGAGCCCGCCAGCCAGCCTGAGGAGTCAAAACACCTTGCATTGGATTCGAAAGTTTTGGGGACACTGCTTGGCCATCCCACCATTTCGGTGAGATGTAGCGCTCTGTCCCTGGTGGTCTCATCTCaggccaccaccaagcctcTTTCAGAGGATGCCTTCAGCCTGTTAAGGACATACCTGGCCGCCTTTCAGGCGGATTACGATGCCAAAGTCCGTAACGAGGTCCTTGGACTCACCAAGAATCTGCTGAAGCGTGTAAAGAGCATCATCACCGTTGCTCGACGAAGTTTGGCCGATTTTGCAAACCGGGAATCCCAACTCGCCGCTGGCGGTAATGCCGAGCCACctctgaagaagaagaagaaggcgggtCCTGAAGCTGCTCTGAGGGATGCTTCCGAAGCGAAATCCGTTCTTACATCGCACCAAAACTTCCTAGAGTGGTATGTAGGCTTTCTCAGAGACGAGCTGATACCTACGGCGTCCTACCAGCGCCATATTACTGCTGTGAAAGCTGCTCTTTTGGCCGTCAGAGTTGGAAAGCACGCCGCTGCTACAGACGATactgttgatgaggatgtgaTCCGATTAATCGCTAATGATCCTACCTGGACTCGTCTTCTTTTCGATCTTCTGTTGGATCCCTTCGACGACGTCCGAGAGGCTGCTTCGACACTCTTGAGTTTGATACCACAAGAACTGATAGCTAGACCTGTGGCCCAATCACGGAGTTCAGAAACGCTCCTCGACATCCTTCGGAGCTTCTGTGGACGGGCTAATGCGTTGGCTGACAGAACTGGGCGAGCTGACCATGGTGATGGAGCCGCTCGGGCACAGGGTCTTTCATGCAGCTGGCTGAATGCCCAACAGCTGCAGATTCAGTACCTGGCAGAAATTATCAGTGGTATTGAAGCCAAGATTTCCAAAGCGGAACAAGATTTAGGACATGCGGCAATCGAGAGCCCTGTTCATGCCGATTTTGCAGCAATTAGGCAAGTCAACGAACATGACGAAGCCAGGGCGTT CTATGTCTGGCAGGTGCTCGCCAAGCAAACTTATGCTGAAACCGAGTTAGAAGCCCTCCGCCAACTTCAAGAGCGGATATTTGGTGGAGCGCAACGGATATGGCTGGCAGTCAAACATGTTCTTTGTGATGACTCCCCGGAAGGCCATTTGCCCGAAGAAATGGAAGACATTGAAGGCCTGGACACCAAGGACCTTCTTAGCTACAGCTTCCGCGCGGTCCACGAGTCTAG TAACCTCTTGCGCCTCATCATGGGGACCTTACGGTTGAAGGCAGTGGCCGGTgtgccttttcctcctctaGAGGTGTTCAAAAAGACAGGTTACCTGACTTTTGAACAACTGGCTCAGCTGAGACATCGTGGTGCCTTCTCTACAGTCTCGTATACTTTTACGAACTGTTGTCAACTCACCCAAAATCTGAAGACTGTGTACCCTAACGCTGATGAAGAGGCTGATCTGCTTCGTGACTGGTACAAG GGGGCAGTAGAGTGCATCATGACCCAAGCATCGACGACTCGCCGGTCGGCAGGCATTCCATCTCTTATTGCCGCTGTTCTGTCGGCGAAtgcctcttctccatctttcGACGAAGTCTACGGCAACCTCGAGCAAATTGGAAAGAAACCCGTAACGCAAGCTGAGACTGATGGCTCCAACCTTCCGCAAGTTCACGCCCTCAACTGCCTGAGAGAAATCTTCAGGAGTTCGCTTCTCAGTAAGCGCGCCGAGGGTTACTTGGCCAGAACGCTGCATCTTGCTTCAACCAGTCTGAAGTCTGAAGT CTGGGCAATCCGCAACTgtggccttctccttctgaGAGCGCTCATGGATTGTCTGCTCGGCACCGGCGAGAGCAAGGCCATCATCGAATCTGGTTGGGACGGCAACTCTGTTCGTATCTCGTACAACAAGTATCCGGAACTACCAGATATCAttctcggccttcttgaagCAGACGATGTCGACGCGGGGCTGGCCAACTCTGCCGCTGCGGAAGCGGTATTCCCCGCTCTTGACATCATTCGTCGTGCTGGCCCTCCAGAGGAGCACAGAGGCGAGCTGCGGAAGCGCATTGAAAACTATCTTGGCAGCAAGGTTTGGCACGTTCGTGAGATTGCTGCCAGAACCCtctgctccttcttgttgAGAGAGGATTGGGTGTCTGAGATTGGCAAGCTTCTTGAGCAAGCCGGCACTTCGTCCAATCGGCTTCATGGCGCTCTTCTCACAGCGAGATTTGTTATTGAACGCAAGTCAGACTTGGGCAGTGACCTAAAGACAGAAAATGCTTGGGCAGAGTCTCTTGTGGAGATTCTTGCTACCAAAAGCGAGGTCTTTGGACGCTGCCCAGAGGTGGAAGCGGGTTATCTTGAGATTCTCAACCTGCTCATCAAGCTTCAATGTCTGACCACAGACAAGCTGACTTCCACTCTCCAGATCTCAACCAAGACCGGGAGCCCAGCTTCGGCgctgttggagatggagattgCTCTCGGACTAGTTCACGAAACAGCTTCGTCCGGTGACGTTGCCGGTCTCCGCAACTACCTTGTCGAGCTGCTAGCTAGAGATGTCAACGTCGCCAGCCGAATGCTCGAAGCCATTCCAGCTGCCTTCTCCCAGGCGCAGGATGACAACTCCAGGGTCCGGTCAGAGATTTGCCAGTTGTATGTTGAGGTCTGCAGCACTTCACCTGCCCCTGAGGTCCGCGCGGTGTCACTCGCCAACCTCGGGGCGCTGATGTCGGCCATGCTCTCCAACGGTCATGCTTCCGAATTGCCCTCCCTGTCCCAGCTCGACACCCTCTGGTCAGACCTCACAAAGTGGTCCATCAACCCAGAGCTATCTTGGGCCATCACCGAAACAAGCGGCACAATAATGGCTATTCTCGCCTCTTGCCACAGAGACAACCTCCCAGACTTGGACCAAAGACTCCGTAACTGGGGTGCTCTGATTTCAGATTCTCTGCACGTCGACAAT TCATTCGACACCCGCCACGCCGCCGCTTTCTCTCTGCatacctttttttccctcatCCCCGCTCCCCTTTTCCGAACCGCGTACCTGCCGGCCTTTTCAGCCCTCTACACAGCCCTaacagacgacgacgacgaaatCCGCGAGGTTGCCGCGCTCGCGGTGTCCAGTCTCACGGcccaaccagcaacagcaaacaTCTCGTCCAAAACCCTTGttacctccctcctcccttctcACCTCCCCACTCCAGAGTTTTTTTCCCTTGCCATCTCCCATTTAACCTCTGGTAACGTCCCAGCGGAAACAAAACTCGGCAAGGCGctcgactttgacgacgCGTTATTCGCAGCAGAGGAGCAGAATTTGTTTGTTGACGAGGTTAGAGAGGCgagggagtggaggagggggttggtgggtgcTATTGAGGCTAACAAAAATGGGGAGAGGGTTTTGAAAGAGTGGAAGGAGTGGACTGTGCAGGGGCtgaaggcggtggtgaaggtgatgaaggaaaaaagagaggatGGGCCGTTGGGGTGGACGAGCGATCAAAAGGTTTTTGCTGTTGTGGCTCGGGTTTTGATCTCTGCGAGGGGGGTGCTGgctgttgatgagggggaggaggtggaggtgttgttgggtgaggtggtcgagatggggagggggggtttgttgcatgggggtttggtggggttggcCTTGGAGGAGGTTTGA
- a CDS encoding uncharacterized protein (COG:B; EggNog:ENOG503NUDN) translates to MVQFKRKPVQFLPVPDIDDEQQEVWHIPQTGEVFTTYEDYLNRMDFYKQKRFICTITGHSGLSFFDALESELANAAEVDDIFPEALKGPVLRRVQFSTVSRIDTLVDQIYDEFKNDYYPGEAVLVEVIGHTEKLAGIVRDKTRFGGKMLPDGTLSKPFATYFVSLTMSPAEEAVVDDAHIFRDRKIFTKQVLRQYIKKTVTREAWNGAPWLVKDEVAEKYHIDTRVPAHLRFDTKLQERKQLQAQKRMSNHDSSLLSGSISPTGPVRLPELKPAPKSHKSKAQQAAQAERALLRAKQQAMQANGNTHEPGQFMHLPLPGNPFQFPISFRGQIPPPMVPQTPEPPPPPPPPKYPIEDLQLNLRGHVRPQLKFMCKDAPVEVDAESKSPFSEKILMKSVGPLLETWDTLNVYCEIFKLDSFTFDDYVEAMLVASEEVPVELFTEIHCSVLKILVSSEAEGGKVQIQLPELEEEEEEEEPEESAAPTPEPEPQPSGRATRSSMAKLEAERLAAELAAAEQEEAEMEDAPGHRAEEVLQGFDWIEQLRKRSFKDGGWELIMVGLLHQLSKSERLKASCEELLEQLVPVDIEPSRETVRRKYATLDVNYRVQALQIICMLTAETRAIRGYMEDCSETMTAYRKEKIEWQRKRKQLIEELKSLNDQRKILLPDNLPPSPPLEPTKVAITNGDVKMTDVDDLQANHTSDEIPDSEEDGRKLRRGHDRAVERKRKAEKEAERKEKAEAAAKVPKQSKQFTKVLRDIQKKEDDIAECEKEIAIIDNDLREADCPRTRVLGKDRFWNRYYWFERNGMPYGGLPDSSTAEAEYANGCIWVQGPDELEREGYIDTKEEYQEEYKAKFEMTVPERKKLEEGKTSVFNAHQWGYYDREEDVDKLLTWLDPRGVNELKLRKELVNYRDKIAKNMVNRRKYLGIDDTPAAPAAPTEESVTNGATEKKEEETASVKEVSPEPHKGKRSTRVRHSVPAAPVEEEEEEEEEEEEEKPKYRCLNWTNTTAMEEIGHLHSLEPPPARSRKPTKKKEAAAAAAVVAEVVSEPVANATRGKKGGRQSMK, encoded by the exons atg GTGCAATTCAAGCGCAAGCCGGTGCAGTTTCTGCCCGTGCCTGATATTGATgatgagcagcaggag GTATGGCACATCCCTCAGACCGGCGAGGTCTTTACCACCTATGAAGACTATCTGAACCG GATGGACTTTTATAAGCAA AAACGCTTCATCTGTACTATAACCGGTCACTCTGGGTTGAGTTTCTTTGATGCGCTCGAGAGCGAG CTCGCTAATGCCGCTGAGGTCGATGATATCTTCCCCGAAGCTCTCAAGGGCCCCGTTCTCCGACGCGTCCAATTTTCGACAGTTTCTCGGATCGATACGCTCGTCGATCAGATATACGACGAGTTCAAAAACGACTATTATCCCGGCGAGGCCGTGTTGGTGGAAGTTATAGGCCACACCGAGAAGCTCGCTGGTATTGTCAGGGACAAGACCCGTTTTGGTGGCAAAATGCTTCCCGACGGGACATTGTCAAAACCCTTTGCGACCTACTTTGTCAGTCTGACCATGTCGCctgccgaggaggcggtCGTCGACGATGCGCATATATTTCGGGATCGCAAAATCTTCACAAAGCAGGTACTGCGCCAGTACATCAAGAAGACAGTCACGAGAGAAGCTTGGAATGGGGCACCTTGGCTGGTCAAGGACGAGGTCGCCGAGAAATACCACATCGACACGCGCGTACCGGCCCACCTGCGCTTCGACACCAAGCTCCAGGAGCGCAAGCAGCTCCAGGCGCAGAAAAGAATGTCGAATCATGACTCGAGCTTGCTGTCGGGATCGATTAGCCCTACCGGTCCCGTTCGATTGCCCGAGCTGAAGCCGGCGCCCAAAAGTCACAAATCCAAAGCTCAGCAGGCTGCCCAGGCAGAGCGTGCTCTTCTTAGGGCCAAGCAGCAGGCGATGCAAGCCAACGGCAACACGCACGAGCCTGGCCAGTTTATGCATTTGCCACTTCCTGGGAATCCGTTCCAGTTTCCGATATCCTTCCGCGGTCAGATTCCACCACCAATGGTACCGCAAACGCCCGAgccgccaccgcccccacctccaccaaagtATCCCATCGAGGACCTGCAGCTGAACCTCAGGGGCCATGTGAGGCCACAACTAAAGTTTATGTGCAAAGACGCGCCCGTCGAAGTGGATGCCGAGTCCAAATCTCCCTTCAGCGAGAAGATTCTCATGAAGAGTGTTGGCCCGTTGTTGGAGACTTGGGACACTCTGAACGTGTACTGCGAAATTTTCAAGCTCGACTCCTTCACATTTGATGACTATGTGGAAGCCATGCTTGTTGCCTCGGAAGAGGTGCCAGTCGAGCTTTTCACAGAGATTCACTGCTCCGTCCTCAAGATCTTGGTGAGCTCTGAGGCGGAGGGTGGCAAAGTCCAGATCCAGCTCCCAGAGctcgaagaggaggaagaagaagaggagccGGAAGAGAGTGCGGCACCGACTCCGGAACCAGAGCCCCAGCCATCCGGGCGGGCCACCAGAAGCAGCATGGCCAAGTTGGAGGCGGAGCGGCTTGCGGCAGAACTCGCGGCGGCAGAGcaagaggaggcggagatggaAGATGCGCCGGGGCACCGTGCCGAAGAGGTGCTTCAGGGCTTTGACTGGATCGAGCAGCTGAGGAAACGCAGCTTCAAGGATGGCGGCTGGGAGCTCATCATGGTGGGGCTTTTGCACCAGCTGTCTAAGAGCGAGCGGCTCAAAGCTAGCTGTGAAGAGCTCTTGGAGCAGTTGGTTCCAGTCGACATCGAGCCCAGCCGGGAGACGGTTCGGCGGAAATATGCCACACTTGATGTCAACTATCGGGTGCAGGCGCTGCAGATTATTTGCATGCTGACTGCTGAGACGAGGGCCATCCGTGGGTACATGGAGGACTGCAGCGAGACCATGACTGCCTACCGGAAGGAAAAGATTGAGtggcagaggaagaggaaacAACT AATCGAGGAGTTGAAGAGCCTGAATGATCAGCGCAAGATCCTCCTTCCAGATAACCTCCCGCCAAGCCCACCTCTGGAGCCTACCAAGGTCGCCATCACAAATGGAGACGTCAAGATGACTGATGTTGATGACCTCCAAGCTAACCACACATCTGACGAGATTCCAGACTCTGAAGAGGATGGCCGGAAGCTCCGGCGGGGGCACGACCGTGCCGTTGAGCGCAAGCGCAAAGCCGAAAAGGAAGCCGAGCGCAAGGAAAAGGCcgaggccgctgccaagGTCCCTAAGCAGTCCAAACAGTTCACCAAGGTCCTCAGAGACATtcaaaagaaggaggacgacATTGCCGAGTGCGAAAAGGAGATTGCCATCATCGACAATGACCTCCGAGAAGCCGACTGTCCCAGAACCAGAGTCCTGGGCAAGGACAGGTTTTGGAACCGATACTACTGGTTCGAGAGAAACGGCATGCCGTATGGTGGTCTGCCAGACAGCTCGACAGCCGAGGCGGAGTACGCCAACGGTTGCATTTGGGTGCAGGGGCCggatgagctggagagggagggttacATCGACACGAAGGAGGAGTATCAGGAGGAGTACAAGGCCAAGTTTGAGATGACGGTCCCAGAGCGGAAGAAGCTCGAAGAAGGCAAGACCAGCGTCTTCAACGCCCATCAGTGGGGCTACTACGAccgggaggaggacgtcGACAAGCTTCTCACCTGGCTCGACCCCCGCGGCGTCAACGAGCTGAAGCTCCGCAAGGAACTGGTCAACTACCGCGACAAGATTGCGAAAAACATGGTCAACAGGAGGAAATACCTCGGCATCGACGACACCCCCGCCGCTCCCGCCGCCCCAACAGAGGAGTCTGTCACCAATGGCGCcacagaaaagaaagaagaggagacCGCCTCTGTCAAGGAGGTGTCTCCGGAACCTCACAAGGGAAAGAGGAGCACACGGGTCAGGCACTCGGTTCCTGCCGCGccggttgaggaggaggaggaggaggaggaggaggaggaggaggagaagccaaaGTATAGGTGTCTGAACTGGACGAACACGACGGCGATGGAAGAGATTGGGCACTTGCACAGTCTTgagccgccgccggcgaggtcgaggaagccgaccaagaagaaggaggctgctgctgctgctgcggtggtggctgaGGTGGTGTCTGAGCCGGTTGCTAATGCTacgagggggaagaagggggggaggcaGAGTATGAAGTGA
- the ALG8 gene encoding glycosyl transferase (EggNog:ENOG503NTZF; CAZy:GT57; COG:G), whose amino-acid sequence MGEIYPTLAQCAVVAAAFKILLFPAYKSTDFEVHRNWLAITNSLPLWEWYYEKTSEWTLDYPPFFAYFEWIMSQVAKLADPAMLRVRNLEYASWETVYFQRLTVIITELLLVYALQLFVDSSHGTSKRAAQAAAFSILLSPGLLIIDHIHFQYNGCMYGILIWSLILARKKSTLLWSGLLFAALLCMKHIYLYLAPAYFVFLLRAYCLSPKSIFRIQFLNCVKLGGGIAAIFGVAFGPFALKGQIPQILSRLFPFSRGLCHAYWAPNVWAIYSFVDRVLIVLAPRIGLSVKSGALQSVTRGLVGDTAFAVLPDITPQVCFASTLIFQVIPLVRLFGQPSWDTFIGAVTLCGYASFLFGWHVHEKAILLVIIPFSLIALRDRRYLGAFRPLAVAGHVSLFPLLFTPAEFPIKTAYTIFWLILFLMAFDRLAPASPRPRFFLFDRFSTLYITVSIPLILYCSLLHGIIFGRSYEFLPLMFTSSYSAIGVVGSWVGFLVVYFTS is encoded by the exons ATGGGAGAGATCTATCCTACTCTTGCGCAATGCGCCGTAGTGGCTGCCGCATTCAAGATCTTGTTGTTCCCAGCATA CAAATCGACTGATTTCGAAGTCCACCGAAACTGgctcgccatcaccaacagcctGCCATTATGGGAGTGGTACTACGAAAAGACGTCCGAATGGACGCTCGACTACCCTCCGTTCTTTGCATACTTTGAATGGATCATGTCACAGGTCGCGAAGCTGGCCGACCCGGCCATGCTGAGGGTGCGCAATCTCGAATACGCTAGCTGGGAGACGGTATACTTTCAGAGGCTCACTGTGATTATCACGGAACTTCTTTTGGTCTACGCTCTCCAATT ATTTGTGGACTCAAGCCATGGCACATCGAAGCGCGCGGCCCAGGCGGCTGCCTTTTCTATCCTGTTGTCACCAGGTCTCCTTATTATCGATCACATTCACTTCCAGTACAACGGGTGCATGTACGGCATCCTCATTTGGTCCCTGATTTTGGCTAGGAAGAAGTCGACCTTACTGTGGAGCGGCCTGTTGTTTGCGGCGCTGCTGTGCATGAAGCACATCTACCTCTACCTCGCGCCGGCATACTTTGTCTTCCTGCTCAGAGCCTACTGCCTTTCTCCGAAGTCGATATTCCGGATTCAGTTTCTCAACTGCGTGAAGCTGGGCGGAGGAATTGCGGCCATCTTTGGGGTGGCGTTTGGTCCGTTCGCTCTCAAGGGGCAGATCCCCCAGATCTTGAGCCGGCTGTTCCCCTTTTCTCGGGGTCTATGCCATGCTTACTGGGCGCCAAACGTGTGGGCCATCTATTCGTTTGTGGACCGAGTCTTGATCGTCCTCGCGCCCAGAATTGGTTTGTCGGTCAAGAGCGGCGCGCTCCAAAGCGTCACCCGTGGCTTGGTCGGAGATACTGCGTTTGCCGTCCTTCCTGACATCACGCCACAGGTGTGCTTCGCCTCGACTTTGATCTTCCAGGTCATTCCTCTTGTGAGGCTGTTTGGTCAACCCTCGTGGGATACCTTTATTGGAGCTGTCACGCTGTGCGGTTATGCTTCCTTCCTGTTCGGATGGCACGTCCACGAGAAAGCCATCCTCCTGGTCATCATACCATTCAGCCTCATTGCTCTCAGGGACAGACGCTATCTTGGTGCCTTCCGGCCACTGGCTGTTGCGGGACATGTTTCACTGTTCCCGCTCTTGTTCACACCGGCCGAGTTCCCGATCAAGACCGCATACACCATTTTCTGGTTGATCCTGTTCCTGATGGCATTCGACCGTCTCGCGCCTGCATCGCCCCGGCCGAGGTTCTTTTTGTTTGACCGCTTCAGCACGCTCTACATCACAGTGAGCATCCCGCTCATCCTGTACTGCTCGCTGCTGCACGGGATCATTTTCGGCAGAAGTTACGAGTTTCTCCCTCTCATGTTCACCAGTTCGTACTCGGCTATAGGAGTTGTCGGAAGCTGGGTGGGCTTTTTGGTGGTTTACTTCACCTCATAG